TGAATAAAAAATTCCAGAATCTCCTGACTGGTGCCCTTATCGTTCGCTAAGGTTTCGGCCAACGTAAACACTTTAATCTGATCCCCTTTTAACAAACTATAAAGCTCTCTAAGATAGTGGGTTCGTTCTTTTTGGATTTCGCTGTTATTTAAAAAATATAACGCCATTCCCGGCGAACCACCAGCCGCCATTATCGCTTCAGCTTTAGCTTTTTGATCAAATTCTGGGTTGTCGGCTATTACTTTCTCGATATCCTTAAGACTCAGCGGTTGAAAATGGTAACTTTGACAACGCGATTGAATGGTTGGCAAAATCGCCTGCGGATGACTTGTCATCAGAATAAAGATATTATAGTTAAGCGGTTCTTCCAATGACTTAAGCAGGCTGTTTTGAGCTTCGGGGGTCATTTTTTCGGCCCCGTCAATAATATTAATCCGCCAATTGCCGGAGTAAGGTTTGATCGACAGCTCACTGATCATTTCGCGGACCTGACTTATTTTAATACTGGCTTCGCCAGCTTTGGGCCCAATGATTTTTACATCAGGGTAATTATCATGATCAATCTGGGCACAAACTGCGCATTGACCATTGCCATGATGCGCCGATTCCGGACACAAAAGTGCTTTAGCAAATTCCCGGGCCGTTTTCTTTTTTCCAATCCCATCGATTCCAGAAAAGAGGTAAGCATGGCTTACCTCTTTTCTGGCTATTTCTTTTTTTAGATGATTGGTGATACTTTGATGACCGTATATTTTTTCAAACATTTTTTTCCTCTCAAAAAAATCGCTTAATTAGGTTTATTTTTTTCCTCTTCGCTGTCATCGTAATCATCCGCATCCAGGCCTAATTCTTCATCCAATTCAGCACTGAATTCTTCATAATCGAGCAACCGCACCGCCTCGTCAAAATCACTTTCTTTAACAAAAACTTCAATATGTGCCGGAGTAAAGTTCCCCATGAAAATACTTCTGATCGGGCCGCCAAAACCTTTTTCTTTTGTAATAACCGGGATACCGTTGGCACTCAGATAATTTTTAAGCAGAATAAAATCCATATCCGTATCTGCCATGGTCAAATAGATATACTGATCTTCAATCATTTGTTTTACTCTCCTTTATTGATTTCCAAATTTCCTGATGAATACTGTCAACACTTCTTAACACATTTTCTTCTACACAATTTATTTCCGACCATCCATATTCTTCAACTAAAGCTAACGCACTGTTGTAAGCATCCAGCAAATGTTCGGGACTGCTTTCGTGAATATCCTTTTGCTGTTTTCCGGTTATTTTGTTTTTACGGTTTTTTATCAGTTTCTGATTGATTTCCGGCGGAATATTTAAGAAAAATACGCGATCGGGAATTGGCAATTGATAAAGATTAAATTCAAAATCCCACAGCCAGTCCAAAAATCGCTTGCGTTCCGCCTGATCCTTTATTTTTCCCGCCTGATGCACCATATTAGAGGTTGTATAGCGATCGACCAGAACGAGTCCGCCCTGATTAAGAAAATCTTCATAATCCTCTTTATAGGAAGCATAACGGTCAGCCGCATAAAAAGTGGAAGCAATATACGGACTAATCGTACTGGGGTCTTTTCCGAATGCGCCTTCTAGATACAATTTTACCATGGCTGATGATTTTTTGTCATAACGGGGATAAGAAATTTTCATAACTTTTTCACCGGCTTTCAGCAGCCGCTCATATAACAATTTTGTTTGAGTTTGTTTGCCACTGCCGTCGACACCTTCAATCACGATCAACTGGCCCTGATGTTTTTTTTCCATCTTTGCCGGCTCCTTTTTTAACAACCTGAGTTCGTTTTTTTCATCAATTCCCACGACGGCGACATCGTGGCTTAACAAATGATCTAAATAAGCGGCAATTTCGGGGCTAACTCGACTGCCGGGAAAAAGCAGTGGGATGCCCGGCGGATAGGGAATGACAAAATCCCCGGCTATTCGACCAATACTCTGATTCAGGGGCCTGGTCTCTTTGTCACTGGCGTACAACGCTTCCCACAGGGGCCTTTCGGTTTGCAATGCTTTTTCTAAATTAATATTTTCCCAAATAGCTGGATTTACCGGGTCCGGCGTTTTCTTAATTTGACCGGTATTTATCTTTTTATTGATATCATCAATGGCCTGCGTTAACCGTTTAATATCTTCCGGCGTTGTCCCAATGCCGGTCATCGCTAAAAAATGATTCAACCCCGACATTTCGCATTGGATTCCATACGCTTTGGCCAATAAAGTTTCGATCTCAGTTCCTGACACTCCCCGCGTATGAAATAACCACTTGCTGCGATCATATTCCTGATTTGTTTCATTTTCCTGATAAAGGATAATTGGTGCGTTGTTGTCTTGCTTCTGACAATAATCGCAATGCGCGTTGTGAATGGCTTCAAAGATTGCCTCGCCTTTTTCGTAGGCTATATCGACCGCCGCTTCAACCGATATCATCAGGGGATAACTGGGTGATGAACTCTGGAGCAATGCTAAAAAAGACTTAATTTTCGGAATATCGATCAACGTTCCCTGAAAATGAATCAGTGAGCTTTGCGTGAACGACCCCAATATTTTATGGGTGCTCTGGATGACCACATCGGCCCCGGCAGCTACGGCATCAAGCGGTAATTTATCATTAAATCGCAAATGTGCCCCATGAGCTTCATCGACAATTAAAAATTTTCCTTGTTCATGGAGAATGGTCGCGATCGTTTTAACCGCACTGGTCGTTCCATAATAGGTGGGATTAGGCAGGATCATCCCGATAATTTCAGGATGGTCGATTAATGCCTTTTTAACGCGATCAACCCCCACCGATTTGGCAAAACCCATTTCCGTTTCAATTTCCGGGGTTATCAAAACCGCTTCGATCCGACCAAGAGCCATGGCTCCAAAAACCGCCCGATGACAATTCGTCGGGACCAGCAGCTTCCCGCCAGGTGAAAAGGTTCCTAAAATGGCACTATGGATTCCCGTTGTTGTCCCATTAACCAAAATCGCGGCTTCGTCACTTCGATAAATTTGAGCCAGCTTTTGCTGGGCCTGAGCAATAATCCCCTGTGCATCATGAAGGTTATCAGCCCCGGGAATTTCTGTCAGATCATCATCATACCAGTTCATGTTTATGCCTCTGCCCTTGTGTCCGGGCATATGGAAACGACACTTCTTTTCTTTATTTATTTTATCCAATTCGCTTTTTATTATACTTTTTTTCATGCTTCTATTCTAACACAACCAATCATCTTTACTATTATAAATTTAACTTTTATCCTTTTATCCTTTAATCTTAGCTCAAATTATTATATAATGTGTGAGCAAATACATTGATGAGGAGAATTTAAATGTCCAACGAAAAAATTATTAATATCAATATGGAAAATTTCGAAACCGAGATTTTATCTTATAATGGGGCTGTCATGGTCGATTTTTGGGCCGACTGGTGTGGTCCTTGTAAATCACTGGCCCCAACGATCGATCAAATAGCGCTGGAGTTGGGAAATGATATGAAAGTCTGTAAAATTAATGTCGACGAAAACCAATCCTTAGCCCAACAATTCCGGGTGATGAGTATTCCTACTGTTGTTTTCTTTAAAAACGGCGAAGCCGTCAACCGCTTTGTCGGAGTTCGTGAAAAAAGCGAATATCTTGATACCATGAAAAACCTTTAATGACTGACCACCTCTGAAAGTCTAAATGGGACGATTACTCCCATTTAGACTTTTTTTATTTAAGAAACTTTTCCCCCGGAAGGAATTCCCTCGACGGTCACCAGTGATAATTTTTTACCTTTGGTTGCCGCCAGAATCATGCCATTGGATTCCAGACCGCGGAGCATCACCGGTTTCAGGTTGGCCACCAGAATCACCGTTTTGCCGACCAGATCAGCGGGTTGATAATATTTGGCGATCCCCGATACAACCTGACGTTTTTCCTGACCCACCATCAGCTGTAATACCAACAAACGATCAGCGTCCGGGTGCGCTTCACAAGCGACAACCTCGGCGACTCGTAACTGCACCTTGGCAAAATCGTCGATCGTAATCAGACCTTCCGGCAGCGGCTCGTTCAG
This is a stretch of genomic DNA from Acetobacterium woodii DSM 1030. It encodes these proteins:
- the holB gene encoding DNA polymerase III subunit delta' — protein: MFEKIYGHQSITNHLKKEIARKEVSHAYLFSGIDGIGKKKTAREFAKALLCPESAHHGNGQCAVCAQIDHDNYPDVKIIGPKAGEASIKISQVREMISELSIKPYSGNWRINIIDGAEKMTPEAQNSLLKSLEEPLNYNIFILMTSHPQAILPTIQSRCQSYHFQPLSLKDIEKVIADNPEFDQKAKAEAIMAAGGSPGMALYFLNNSEIQKERTHYLRELYSLLKGDQIKVFTLAETLANDKGTSQEILEFFIHWFYEIDLLLAGYPLPHQEVPNQAHKAYHQLLENEKNQAIIKTLFELMATIQYNVNLRLQWEKCFIKIMKIQKG
- a CDS encoding DUF2007 domain-containing protein; the protein is MIEDQYIYLTMADTDMDFILLKNYLSANGIPVITKEKGFGGPIRSIFMGNFTPAHIEVFVKESDFDEAVRLLDYEEFSAELDEELGLDADDYDDSEEEKNKPN
- a CDS encoding dTMP kinase, producing the protein MEKKHQGQLIVIEGVDGSGKQTQTKLLYERLLKAGEKVMKISYPRYDKKSSAMVKLYLEGAFGKDPSTISPYIASTFYAADRYASYKEDYEDFLNQGGLVLVDRYTTSNMVHQAGKIKDQAERKRFLDWLWDFEFNLYQLPIPDRVFFLNIPPEINQKLIKNRKNKITGKQQKDIHESSPEHLLDAYNSALALVEEYGWSEINCVEENVLRSVDSIHQEIWKSIKESKTND
- the trxA gene encoding thioredoxin encodes the protein MSNEKIININMENFETEILSYNGAVMVDFWADWCGPCKSLAPTIDQIALELGNDMKVCKINVDENQSLAQQFRVMSIPTVVFFKNGEAVNRFVGVREKSEYLDTMKNL